The proteins below are encoded in one region of Streptomyces roseirectus:
- a CDS encoding septum formation family protein translates to MAHNFHVRLGAALITAVFLTGCATTDSGHDEKEEHGTQTQNPFEAMGKNLPQGKPVSYSKLAVGTCSNYWGEVTASQQIGTVDCTDPHLLEIVSKIVLKGDAKSPYPGQQELVNQTRTACEPTLEPVVAAARGTRIALYLMAYDKQSWAEGNRTGYCAVAYSSPTAGKVQQ, encoded by the coding sequence ATGGCGCACAATTTTCATGTCCGCCTGGGCGCGGCCCTCATCACTGCGGTGTTTCTCACCGGGTGCGCCACAACTGACTCCGGGCACGATGAGAAGGAAGAACACGGGACGCAGACGCAGAACCCCTTCGAAGCAATGGGCAAGAACTTGCCTCAGGGGAAGCCCGTGTCATACAGCAAGCTCGCAGTCGGCACGTGTTCCAACTACTGGGGAGAAGTGACCGCAAGTCAGCAGATCGGCACCGTCGACTGCACCGACCCACACCTATTGGAAATCGTTTCAAAAATAGTCCTCAAAGGTGACGCGAAATCCCCTTACCCAGGCCAACAAGAGCTGGTAAATCAGACACGAACCGCCTGTGAACCCACTCTTGAACCGGTCGTAGCAGCGGCACGAGGCACACGGATCGCTCTGTATCTCATGGCGTATGACAAGCAGTCATGGGCTGAGGGAAACCGGACAGGCTACTGCGCAGTCGCGTATTCTTCGCCTACAGCCGGGAAGGTCCAGCAGTGA
- a CDS encoding helix-turn-helix domain-containing protein, which yields MNRKKLDPDSSPHAEFGAQLRKVREEQGLTQEEVADRAGFSSSHMSAVETARKKPTLQVARLMDRALGTGDMFERRWRQMNNGGLLEGFPQMVSHEAKAAEIRLYEVGVIPGLLQAPEYAEVSAWSAVKRGVITSAQAEERIALIAQRQASLLRLPAPQIFAVLDESCLRRPMGDPRVMKAQLDRLLEFAELKNTHLQIALFDMGEHRPVSLPITLLTMPDRTLVAYAESALRGHLERDNTYVVPLLTAYYQLQAEALSQTDSVAMIRELRKGTP from the coding sequence TTGAACCGCAAGAAACTGGACCCCGACAGTTCCCCGCACGCCGAGTTCGGGGCGCAACTCCGCAAGGTGCGTGAGGAACAGGGGCTCACGCAGGAGGAGGTGGCGGACCGCGCGGGGTTCTCCAGCTCGCACATGTCCGCCGTGGAGACCGCCCGCAAGAAGCCGACTCTTCAAGTGGCCCGACTGATGGACAGGGCCCTGGGGACCGGGGACATGTTCGAACGTCGGTGGCGGCAGATGAACAACGGGGGGCTGCTGGAGGGGTTCCCGCAGATGGTCTCGCATGAGGCGAAGGCCGCCGAGATCCGGCTGTACGAGGTAGGGGTCATCCCCGGCCTGCTCCAGGCACCTGAGTACGCGGAGGTCTCCGCGTGGAGTGCCGTGAAGCGGGGAGTGATCACAAGTGCGCAGGCAGAGGAGCGGATCGCGCTCATCGCGCAACGGCAGGCGTCGCTGCTCCGGCTTCCCGCGCCGCAGATCTTCGCGGTGCTGGACGAGAGTTGCCTCCGTCGGCCCATGGGTGACCCCAGGGTCATGAAGGCCCAGTTGGATCGGCTGCTGGAGTTCGCGGAGCTGAAGAACACCCATCTCCAGATCGCCCTCTTCGACATGGGCGAGCACCGGCCGGTCAGCCTGCCGATCACTCTGCTGACCATGCCGGACCGGACACTCGTGGCGTACGCCGAGTCCGCCCTGCGAGGCCATCTTGAGCGGGACAACACCTACGTCGTCCCCCTGTTGACGGCCTACTATCAGCTACAGGCCGAAGCGCTTTCCCAAACGGATTCCGTGGCCATGATCAGAGAGTTGCGAAAGGGCACCCCGTGA
- a CDS encoding DUF397 domain-containing protein, with product MNTEQPHWITSSYSENGGQCVEVATNLAAIHGTVPLRDSKNPAGPALSVHATAFATFLTGVKTGEFSA from the coding sequence GTGAACACCGAACAGCCTCACTGGATCACCTCCTCGTACAGCGAGAACGGCGGCCAGTGCGTCGAGGTCGCCACGAACCTCGCCGCCATCCACGGCACGGTCCCGCTCCGCGACTCGAAGAACCCGGCGGGCCCGGCCCTGAGCGTCCACGCCACCGCCTTCGCAACCTTCCTCACGGGCGTGAAGACGGGAGAGTTCAGCGCCTGA
- a CDS encoding ABC transporter ATP-binding protein produces MSELVRFDGVVKKFRTPRGGRQTALDGFSMTIPRGSLVGLLGPNGSGKTTALKVLLGLVRADQGTLRAFGHDLPRDQRFVARKMGAIIEGPAFTPSLTGHHNLRLLGELHGVKKRLVDEVLDLVGLAEAAHRSYSGYSLGMKQRLGVAAALLPSPELLVLDEPMNGLDPEAVRDMRELLVRLQREREMTVVVSSHILAEVELVCDRVTIVRHGRVICDDSVETLLARGPARTVLRGPEVSSARELLDAHGYSVIPAAGSELHVSTSGPSSEVLRVLAEHGVFPDEIRREKASLEDAYIEAVRKADEERAQIVDTNKLSTRGRPHAS; encoded by the coding sequence GTGAGTGAGTTGGTTCGGTTCGACGGAGTCGTCAAAAAGTTCCGGACGCCTCGCGGGGGCCGCCAGACAGCGTTGGATGGATTCTCCATGACCATCCCTCGCGGATCGCTGGTCGGGCTGCTAGGGCCCAACGGATCTGGTAAGACGACTGCGTTGAAGGTCCTGCTGGGGTTAGTGCGGGCCGATCAAGGCACGTTGCGCGCCTTCGGGCATGACCTTCCGCGTGACCAGCGGTTCGTGGCGCGGAAGATGGGAGCGATCATCGAAGGGCCGGCGTTCACTCCGTCACTCACCGGGCACCACAATCTTCGGCTGCTCGGTGAACTACACGGCGTGAAAAAGAGGTTGGTGGACGAAGTCCTTGACCTGGTCGGGCTCGCGGAGGCCGCGCATCGGTCATACTCCGGCTACTCGCTCGGCATGAAGCAGCGTCTGGGGGTCGCTGCCGCGTTGCTGCCCTCACCCGAACTTCTCGTTCTCGACGAGCCTATGAACGGGCTCGATCCCGAAGCAGTCCGGGACATGCGAGAGTTGCTGGTGCGGTTACAGAGAGAGCGAGAGATGACGGTCGTGGTGTCGTCACACATCCTCGCCGAGGTTGAACTGGTCTGCGACAGAGTGACGATCGTCAGACACGGCCGGGTGATCTGTGATGACAGTGTCGAGACGCTGCTCGCGCGAGGGCCGGCGCGGACGGTGCTGCGAGGTCCGGAAGTTTCATCTGCGCGAGAACTCCTTGATGCACACGGCTACTCGGTAATTCCGGCAGCAGGTTCAGAACTGCATGTCAGCACTTCTGGTCCTAGCTCTGAGGTGCTTCGGGTACTTGCCGAGCACGGAGTCTTTCCGGATGAAATTCGCCGAGAGAAAGCTTCACTGGAGGACGCTTACATCGAGGCAGTACGGAAGGCGGACGAAGAGCGAGCACAGATAGTTGACACGAATAAACTGTCGACTAGGGGGCGCCCTCATGCGAGTTAA
- a CDS encoding protein kilB: MWSSVIAVAGTLLGGLLAGVLQRRGERAARAERREEALRVALGELVAALGDHRRALWYREELRLRGAGDEALRAARTTSQSTRSALTAPLVSVSVLEPSLSEPARKAVLAAVELRNSPDLEGLAARREAAITATDELVAAAGRALAGS, from the coding sequence ATGTGGTCCAGCGTCATAGCCGTGGCCGGTACGTTGCTCGGTGGCCTGCTGGCCGGGGTTCTGCAGCGGCGCGGGGAGAGGGCGGCGCGGGCGGAGCGGAGGGAGGAGGCGTTGCGGGTGGCGCTCGGGGAGCTGGTGGCGGCGTTGGGGGATCATCGCAGGGCGCTGTGGTACCGGGAGGAGCTGCGGCTGCGCGGCGCCGGTGACGAGGCGCTGCGGGCGGCGCGGACGACGTCCCAGTCGACGAGGTCCGCGCTGACGGCCCCGCTGGTCTCCGTCTCCGTCCTGGAGCCGTCCCTCTCCGAGCCGGCGCGCAAGGCGGTCCTCGCGGCGGTCGAACTGCGCAACTCCCCTGATCTGGAAGGGCTCGCGGCGCGCCGGGAGGCGGCGATCACGGCGACGGACGAGCTCGTCGCGGCGGCGGGGAGGGCGCTGGCGGGGAGCTGA
- a CDS encoding asparagine synthase-related protein encodes MRWLVGWSMTAAGSAPGFGDPYGGYDGGGAVGLDGEVVQPVGSQLLWGDPDPLWAVGDWRPDEIRVVRVDARTRIAVLGLCGASDEQLRIGLLTARGGALRHLTTWPGSYTAVVQVDRRVTVCGDLAGARPVFHTPWAGGTAYATAALPLADLVEANLDFGHLAALLAAPDVPAALLDSTPYDGVRRVPPGHALVLRAGAREVVGYEPVASLAVAAAPMDSDSAVEGVRDALVEAVRTRLSAPRHVPDMDPGPVPGMGPAERRAARGMPVPGIGADLTGGPASGTLALLAAGLPGMPGTLLGHGTGAGERLLAVTFNDLTSRRQQEELERAGELAANPRLHHVVVTGDADMLPYAALDGPLTDEPGPSLVLAARHRARLAAGSADHFTGHGARQALDANPARLADLLMDRKRRHLVRPVAALTKADGSVLVPARVYGAARRLARTPYAAGLESLADRLLSRRFEDVPGAVGASLAALTWAPAGPAARWLTGEALAEVSVRLQSATSRSGAGGPGQRPGDHRARAALARHASDLRVLEQATEIRSQRLHAPFLDNQVVRACQALPETLRVQPGARASILRRVLKASGVGELPPGWGTPTPGSATATARAGLRSATGSVLSLFETPLLAEAGLVEARVVRKAVRDAAAGEPLPLAGLADLVSLELWLRRLLARRGTCWTGTPARARAVPAGIAPRRGALSSGG; translated from the coding sequence ATGCGGTGGTTGGTGGGTTGGAGCATGACCGCCGCGGGGTCCGCCCCGGGCTTCGGCGACCCCTACGGCGGTTACGACGGCGGCGGCGCCGTCGGCCTGGACGGCGAGGTCGTCCAGCCGGTCGGCTCGCAGCTCCTGTGGGGCGACCCCGACCCCCTGTGGGCCGTCGGCGACTGGCGCCCCGACGAGATCCGCGTCGTCCGCGTCGACGCGCGCACCAGGATCGCCGTCCTGGGCCTGTGCGGGGCCAGCGACGAGCAGTTGCGCATCGGGCTGCTGACGGCGCGCGGGGGCGCCCTGCGCCACCTCACCACCTGGCCCGGCAGCTACACGGCCGTCGTCCAGGTCGACCGCCGCGTCACCGTCTGCGGCGACCTCGCGGGCGCGCGCCCGGTGTTCCACACGCCCTGGGCGGGCGGGACGGCGTACGCGACGGCCGCGCTGCCGCTCGCCGACCTCGTCGAGGCCAACCTCGACTTCGGGCACCTCGCCGCGCTGCTCGCCGCCCCCGACGTACCGGCCGCCCTCCTCGATTCGACGCCCTACGACGGTGTCCGCCGGGTGCCCCCGGGGCACGCGCTGGTGCTGCGCGCGGGCGCGCGTGAGGTCGTCGGGTACGAGCCGGTCGCCTCCCTCGCCGTCGCCGCCGCCCCCATGGATTCGGACAGCGCCGTCGAGGGCGTGCGGGACGCGCTCGTCGAGGCCGTCCGGACGCGGCTGTCGGCACCCCGGCACGTGCCCGACATGGACCCCGGTCCCGTCCCCGGCATGGGGCCCGCCGAGCGGCGTGCCGCGCGCGGGATGCCCGTCCCCGGCATCGGCGCGGACCTCACGGGCGGGCCCGCGTCCGGCACGCTCGCCCTCCTCGCCGCCGGCCTGCCCGGCATGCCGGGGACGCTGCTCGGTCACGGCACCGGCGCGGGCGAGCGCCTGCTCGCGGTCACCTTCAACGACCTCACGTCCCGGCGTCAGCAGGAGGAGCTGGAGCGCGCCGGCGAACTCGCCGCGAACCCCCGCCTCCACCACGTCGTCGTCACCGGCGACGCCGACATGCTCCCCTACGCGGCCCTGGACGGCCCTCTGACGGACGAACCCGGCCCCTCCCTCGTCCTGGCCGCCCGGCACCGCGCCCGCCTCGCAGCGGGCAGCGCCGACCACTTCACGGGGCACGGGGCCCGGCAGGCGCTCGACGCGAACCCCGCCCGCCTCGCGGACCTCCTCATGGACCGCAAACGCCGTCACCTCGTCCGGCCCGTCGCCGCGCTGACCAAGGCGGACGGCTCCGTCCTCGTGCCCGCGCGCGTGTACGGCGCCGCCCGCCGCCTCGCGCGCACGCCCTACGCCGCCGGTCTCGAATCCCTGGCCGACCGTCTCCTGTCCCGCCGCTTCGAGGACGTCCCCGGAGCCGTCGGGGCATCCCTGGCCGCGCTGACCTGGGCCCCCGCCGGGCCCGCCGCCCGCTGGCTCACCGGCGAGGCCCTTGCTGAAGTATCGGTTCGCCTCCAGTCCGCCACGTCCCGTTCCGGCGCGGGCGGGCCCGGACAGAGACCCGGCGACCACCGTGCCCGCGCCGCCCTCGCCCGCCACGCCTCCGACCTCCGCGTCCTGGAACAGGCCACCGAGATCCGCTCCCAGCGGCTCCACGCGCCCTTCCTCGACAACCAGGTCGTACGCGCCTGCCAGGCGCTACCGGAAACGTTGCGCGTACAGCCGGGCGCACGCGCCTCGATCCTGCGCCGGGTCCTCAAAGCCTCCGGCGTGGGCGAGCTGCCCCCCGGCTGGGGCACCCCCACACCGGGCTCCGCCACCGCGACGGCCCGCGCGGGCCTGAGATCCGCCACGGGAAGCGTCCTCTCCCTCTTCGAGACACCCCTGCTCGCCGAGGCCGGACTGGTCGAGGCACGAGTCGTCCGCAAGGCGGTCCGCGACGCCGCCGCAGGCGAGCCGCTGCCCCTGGCCGGACTCGCCGACCTCGTCTCCCTGGAACTGTGGCTGCGGCGGCTGCTGGCGCGACGGGGGACGTGTTGGACGGGGACACCCGCGCGTGCGCGCGCGGTGCCTGCGGGGATCGCGCCGAGGCGGGGGGCGTTGTCGTCCGGGGGGTGA